In the genome of Nitrospiraceae bacterium, the window TGACCAGACTGCCTGGGATGACATCGTTCAGTGGATCTATCTCTATGGTGGAGCGAGAGAGAAAAACCCTTAATAGCGTAAATGTGCCCAACCGTTAATTCACATGCAGTGGGACCAGGAATGCGGAAGTAACAGTGTCAGCCGAGAGGACAGTTACACCTAAATCCATACCATTTGATCTGATCGCTGGAGAGCATGTATTTGTGACTTACAGCGTGCTCTCGATGAAAGGAACGGTCATTTAATTCGGAGGGGCAATCCAGTCTAGAAGATAGAGGGAACGGACCCTACATCCGTATTGATAAAGAAAATCTTTCAGTAACAAGAATCGGGTTCAAATCATAAATGCCTAACGTTTGGAAATGATTGACTAATGGAATTTGAAAACCATTTTTTTAGCCTGCAAAGCCCCATAGCTCCCTGGGGAGGGCTCATGAAGTTTCCCACTTTTTAAAGGATAGTAAGAAGTTCAAGATCCTGTGTTGCCTCAAATCCCCCTATTAATTAGGTTGCTGGGAATGATTCCCCCAGCTAAAGATTTTTTTTATTTTACCGACAACAAAGAAGTTACGGAGGGGTGACTCGAAAGATAGAATTCTGTCTCCGAAAGTCATCTAATCTTTTTAGAGTAAAACACAAATTTTCTCAAATCCATCCGATGATGATTACCAATGGAGGAAAATAATGATGCGCCTTTTCCGATCACGGCAAGCGGTGCTGTTTGTGATATCCAGCCTAATTACCCTAGGTCTCAATTCCTTCAGCCCCACCCTTGCATCAGGTACAGCCCTGGGGGACCTGGCCAATTCCATGCAACCCGGTACCTTTAAAACTTTACAAACGAATGGATTCAGCAACGGGGCTATATTGGCGCCAAGTGGGCCTTCAAATTTTATCACCATGTTTAGCGACAGCGCAGAGTGGGACCCCAAGTATAAAACCGTTCATTTTATTGGTGCGTCGCACGACAATAGCCTTACCACCTATGTGCGATACGCAGATTCCACTAACTCCTGGGCCACGATTCCAACTCCTATACCAAATGGCACCCTCCACGGTTATGACCACAATGCTGTCAACACAACCACTGGTGATTTTTTTCACAGACCATTTAATAACTCCACCATTCATAAATTCAGCCCATCAAATGGGACATGGTCACAATTCTCCTTACCAGAATCCAATTTTCAAATCACCGGAGGGCTCGAATTTTTTCCAGAAATGAACAGTTTGGTGTATGTCGATTCTCACATTGGAGTCTGGACCCGTCACCTCGGCACCGGATCATGGACCAAAAGAAGTAATGCCCTTCCAATGGGGTCTTACCATACATTTATTGAATACAATCCGGTACATAAGGTTGTTATATTTGGCGGTGGCCAAAATGACAAAACGGTCTACAAAATGGATTCTGGGGGTTCCATCACACGGATGGGAGATGCTCCAGTTGGTTTGGGAGTGGGAACCGATGAAAGTCGAGTATCGGTAGATCCAGTCAGTGGTGATTATATTGTGTTAAAGTCGGATAGAAAAATGTATGCCTATAACGTCGTAAAAGATCAATGGACTACCCTTGGAGTCACTTACCCCTCCGGCAACCCTGCTTGGGGAACTATCGAAGCCTCAATAGCCACTTATGGAGTCATTATGTTTATACATTATGACTTCAGCAATTCCGCTGTGTACTTGTACAAACACTCCTCTGGAGGGGGAGGTGGAGGGGGAGACACGATACCACCAGCAGCGCCACAAAATTTAAATTTGACTGTGCAATGAGTTACCAATACAAAGCCAGCGAAAATGATTCGGTGGTAAAGAAATTAGATTCTTCACCAAATGTTAGGTAAACTTGCACACCAAGGGGCAGAGCTTCTCAAGAATCTTTAAGGATAATTTTGGGGGAATATGTCCTCCCAATGAAAGCTTCCCCGTCAAGCGGACAGTTGCAGGGTAGAGTTTCCCAGCGGTGATTTCTGATAGAGTCACGAGGCTATCCGGGTAAAACGTCATGGAGGTCGGTATTCATTATGGACACCCACGCGACGAGCCATGATCTCCCGAACGCCTTCCAAAATCCGAAATAAATAAAGATTGAATACTTCATTCCAACAGGTACGATTAAACCGCTCCATAAAAGCGTTCTGCGTGAGGGTGGCCGGGTTGAATGTGATAGATCGGCACACGATTGTCCCTCCCGTGGTCTTGGAGGCGCTACACGAGGACCTCTGGTACCTTAACCACCCGAATCCTATGCGGTGACTCTCGTGATTCCTTCAACAGGTCGAGGACTAGAATGACCCGCTCGGCCAGAAGGGAGGTACAAATTTCAGTGGATAAGGTCTCCCAATTCAAGTCATCAATGATTTGAAGGCACGAAACCGCGCGGCGTGGTGCAGGACATCGCCCATGAAATCGGCCGCGCACACAGAAATGGTCCCCGATTTTTAGACAGCTCGATAAGTGCAATTTCTGCCTGTCATTATGCCGCCGTCTTTTCCTTTGTTTCCCCAAAATACACGGCATCCGGTGTCTGGCGGTTGAGCGTTTGATGCCGCCGTTGGGCATTATAGAATTGAAAGTAGCAATTTAGACCTGCGCGTAAATCGGCTGGAGTTTCATACGCCCGCAGGTACACATCCTCATACTTCACGCTGCGCCATAACCGTTCAACAAACACATTGTCGACCCACCGGCCTTTGCCATCCATACTGATGTGAATATGGTGGGCCCGTAGGACCTTCGTGAAAGCCTCACTGGTGTATTGGGCTCCCTGATCGATGTTAAAGATCTCCGGGGGGCCGTAGCGCATGAGGGCTTCTTCCAGGGC includes:
- a CDS encoding transposase — its product is MCRSITFNPATLTQNAFMERFNRTCWNEVFNLYLFRILEGVREIMARRVGVHNEYRPP
- a CDS encoding DDE-type integrase/transposase/recombinase; this encodes MYLTVIMDWYSRRVLAWRVSNTLDAEPCIAALEEALMRYGPPEIFNIDQGAQYTSEAFTKVLRAHHIHISMDGKGRWVDNVFVERLWRSVKYEDVYLRAYETPADLRAGLNCYFQFYNAQRRHQTLNRQTPDAVYFGETKEKTAA